From the genome of Petrotoga sp. 9PW.55.5.1:
TGCTGCAAAGTATTTTCTTTAGTGCCCTAGATAAACTTAATTTAACTCCAGCTTACTTACCCACTTTTTTCATGAGAGAACCATTAAAATTATTCATATTAAAGCTAAGAATGCTGCCCAGCGTAATAATTCCATTCTCTTATTTTGTACTAAACATTACCATTGCCACACATATCATACTTACAAGTTGACTCAAATTCGACGTTATTCAATTCTATTATCTCTATTTTATCCTTTGTGTTATTTTCCATTATGAAAACACCTCCTTTCCCAAAATCTTTAGTTAAACCATTGTATAAAGTGTTCAATTTTAATAGAGTAATAATACTATTTTTACGCTGGGCAACATATAGGACACTGATTAAGATAACTGATACTAAGAACCATTTGAACAGATATTGAATATAACAGATCCATGGTACATAGAAAAGATAGAACAATAACCCGATACACTCAATATATATAAAGACATAGAGTCCATATGTATGGATATGTCGGTACCTTTCAAAGCTGGAGCAAGAAAACATTTCCCAAAAGCAAAGATAATATTTGACAAATTCCATGTACTTAATGTATTAAGTGCCCAACTTGATAAAGTGAGAGCCAGAGAGAATAAAGGGTACCATGAGATACTCAAAAGGACGAAATACTTGCTATTAAAAAATCCTAACAACCTTACCAAGAAAGATAAAGTTAGACTCGATGAATTGATGGAATATCAACATCTTGGCACACTTCAAGCCTACGGATCGGTACTTGAGTTTAAAAAGATGTTCGATTACAAGAAACCTTCTTATGCAGCTAAGTATTTTAAACGATGGTATGAAAAGGTAATAGAATCAAATATACCCGAAATGATTAAAGCCGCTAAGACTCTCTTAAATCACATAGAAGGTATCTTGTTACACATAAAAACGAATATTTCAAACGGTAAAATAGAAGGTATGAACTCTAAACTTAGAGGATTTACTAAAAGGGCTTTTGGTTTTAAAACATTAAAGAATTTAAAAATCACTATCTTTATTGCCTTTGTTGCTTCTTGTACAAAGTAAAAGCCCTAACCAAGCATTTACCCTACTTCTTCCACAACACTTACCATCTCTGTGGGTTCTACTCCATCTGTTGATCCTGTAATGCGACCATCTCCACCAAAAACAAATATACCACTCAATAGCAGACCTGTGATCAACAAAACAACAAAAAATCCCTTCATCCTTTTTCACCCCCTTGAATTATTTTTTTAATTTAAAACTAATATCTCAAATAATTCAATCCCTTATTTTAATCATACCCTTTTCCATATGATTTTCAACTGTTTTTTTAATTGGTTTCAAATATACATTGATAAAGTATTACAGAGATCGGTCAAAAAAAACTTATGTTAAAATCAAACTTGATAATTTTTGTTATCTTTAAATTACTTATATTCTCTTTTTCTTTTTTTATCTGTATTATGGTACAATTGTGTTTGAATGGTTTCAATCTATTTTTAGAAAAATTTCTAAGTTGAATTGAAGTAAACGAATATTCCATTATTATAACGCTGTGTAAATATTTCATGAGGTTAGGGAGGTTCTTAGAATGAATCTTCGATCTTTGGTTGAAATTGTGAATAAAGGATAGATTTTGATTCTTTACTAACAAACGTTCAAAAACCAAAAATCTACACAAACAAAAATATAACCTTCAGCGAACATTCCTTTTATTTGGGAAGGAAAGATGTTGTAAAAAAGTTTGTGAAAGACTTGAATAAAAAGAATTTAAAAGAGTTCATTGAAAATTACGTTAATCTTGATGCAAGCCAAAAAAAGATATTAGAAAAATTCATAATGAATTACGGTAGGTACTATGATTTAAAGGATATACCAAAAGAATTCACACCGAAAGTACCAAAAGAGATTAATCCATTCGTCAAAAAATACACGTTGAAAAGAAAGCCTTCTGCTGTTTCTTTTTATGTTTTTGAAGGGGAAGAGAGAGAAGAGTTGGTGGAAATTAGCAACAATTTTTAATTGAAAAACGCCCATGTTGGGCGTCTTTACAAAATTATTTCAATAACTCTTTTAGTTCTTCTATGGTTATTTCTAACAAATTATCCCCTATGTAATCTATCGTTTTTTCATCCGCTTTTCTTATCTTATCTTTTATCTCTTCGGTTAATTGGTTACCGAATCTTTTGCTTAATATTCTAATTGCAAATTCTCTTTCACCCTCTAATCTAGCTTTTTCTCTGTCTCTTTTTGCTATCTCTTCTAATGTGTTAAACATTTTTGGCACCTCCATTTTTTCTAGCTCTTTGTATCTTTCTATCGCTTTGTATCCCTTCTTTCACATCCGTTAGCTATGCCTACTTATAGACATAAATACATTCCAACCAATTCCTTATTTGAATGACTATTAATTATGATATAACTTGAACTCAAGACTAATTAACCTCTATTTTTGAGAAAGAATCAGGCTCGCTTTTTCTTAATCTAAAACTGCATCTGGATTATTTTCTTCTAGGTTAATTACTACTTTATTAAATAACATTAAAACACAAACGACAATCAAAATCAAACCAGATAGAATGAACATAAGTCCTATCCCCTGTTTTTCCCAACACCTATTAAAGAGCCAATCCACGTATTCGCTAATGTGCCTCCATCTATAAGAAGTGGATTGAATACTTTTTCTGCCAAAACACCTGATAATACAATTGCAACTGGGGTTATAATTTTCAAAAGTCCATCTATCACAGCGCCCACTCTTCCCAAAACGTTACCCTCAATTTTTAGCTGCATTATGGTACCCAATGTAGCATTTGTGAATGGAACAGGCAACATGAATATGAAAAATCCCACACCAATTATATACCAAAGAGGCGATACACCCATCACACACAAACCTATACCTGATAGTATGAGCCCAATAAATATCACTTTTACCCTATTTTTAATAGTTGGTATAACACTTGCAACTAACCCTCCTAAAACTAATGCTATTCCCGATATGGAATTTACCATCCCATAAATTACGGAATTATAATTACCCATTATTATTGGGCCAACAAGTACTATGCACAAATTAGCTATGAAATTTAACAGGGCGAATACAGCTATGAGTGAGAAAAAACCTTGTTTTCCTTTTAAATATGTGAGGGTATATTTAAAATCATTGATTATATTACCCATATTCACCCTTTTATCTTCGATAACAGGC
Proteins encoded in this window:
- a CDS encoding transposase; amino-acid sequence: MESICMDMSVPFKAGARKHFPKAKIIFDKFHVLNVLSAQLDKVRARENKGYHEILKRTKYLLLKNPNNLTKKDKVRLDELMEYQHLGTLQAYGSVLEFKKMFDYKKPSYAAKYFKRWYEKVIESNIPEMIKAAKTLLNHIEGILLHIKTNISNGKIEGMNSKLRGFTKRAFGFKTLKNLKITIFIAFVASCTK
- a CDS encoding MFS transporter, encoding MNQNKSNPEKSIKKFTIIWIGQFVSILGSGLTTFGLSVWVLETTGSAMTFTMTVLMRILPGIIFAPIAGTFADRKNRKNIIIFTDAFDALLKMVMIILLITGQMKLWMIFPINFISAVFGTFQSPAFTASIPEIVPKKNLGRANGMMQLIPSIQNIIAPVVAGALYPLIDLSGLLTIDFITFFVAIGTVLSQKIPQPVIEDKRVNMGNIINDFKYTLTYLKGKQGFFSLIAVFALLNFIANLCIVLVGPIIMGNYNSVIYGMVNSISGIALVLGGLVASVIPTIKNRVKVIFIGLILSGIGLCVMGVSPLWYIIGVGFFIFMLPVPFTNATLGTIMQLKIEGNVLGRVGAVIDGLLKIITPVAIVLSGVLAEKVFNPLLIDGGTLANTWIGSLIGVGKNRG